From one Lycium ferocissimum isolate CSIRO_LF1 chromosome 5, AGI_CSIRO_Lferr_CH_V1, whole genome shotgun sequence genomic stretch:
- the LOC132058170 gene encoding NAC domain-containing protein 78-like — protein MSTVLAARRHVKGVRFHPTDAELINILKKFFKRQRFSSQCPIQFADIYGDQQPWEIFGASEEKVRYYITPLKKRKSDHIRFCRTCANGTWKGQTSEYPIRDRKRTVVGFGRNFTFQTKEREQNKTWLMKEYFVADDFFRENNIPKEDYVISRIKKKIKDKKVKDHGAAYNMEEQDVAGIVEVMLHEPADDHYYTTQPAEDQVMEETDQWDSIIDEVCDQQADEVENTTFNTTMENQNTIWSSTTLEQEASIRTTSD, from the coding sequence ATGTCGACGGTACTTGCTGCACGCCGGCATGTCAAGGGTGTACGTTTTCACCCTACTGACGCGGAGCTAATCAACATTCTTAAAAAGTTCTTCAAGCGCCAACGTTTTTCGAGTCAGTGCCCTATCCAGTTTGCAGATATTTATGGAGATCAACAGCCATGGGAGATATTTGGAGCTTCTGAAGAGAAAGTCCGGTACTATATTACTCCGTTGAAGAAGCGAAAGAGTGACCATATAAGGTTTTGTCGAACCTGCGCCAATGGGACGTGGAAAGGCCAAACCAGTGAATATCCTATAAGGGACCGTAAGAGAACTGTGGTAGGGTTCGGAAGAAATTTCACGTTTCAAACTAAGGAACGGGAGCAAAACAAAACTTGGCTGATGAAAGAATATTTCGTCGCGGATGATTTCTTCAGGGAGAACAATATTCCTAAAGAAGATTATGTCATCAGCCGAAtcaagaagaagataaaagataaaaaggtGAAGGATCATGGGGCAGCTTATAACATGGAAGAACAGGATGTTGCAGGAATTGTCGAAGTTATGTTGCACGAACCAGCTGATGAtcactactacacaacacaaccaGCGGAAGATCAAGTTATGGAGGAGACTGATCAATGGGACTCCATCATCGACGAGGTTTGTGATCAACAAGCTGATGAGGTTGAGAATACAACGTTCAACACCACCATGGAGAACCAAAATACAATATGGAGCAGTACTACCTTGGAACAAGAAGCAAGCATACGCACAACCTCTGATTGA